The Amycolatopsis methanolica 239 nucleotide sequence CGGCGTCGCGCCGAACTCGTGCAGCGCCTCCAGGAACGACCAGTGCGTGGTGGCTTCCCTGCCCGTCAACAGGCCGGCCGCGCCCAGGATCAGCGCGCCGGTGCAGACCGACGCCGTCACGGTCGCCTGCGCACTCGCCGAGCGGACGTACTCCACCAACCGCTCGTTCGTCAGCGCCCGGAGCGTGCCGGCCTGCCCACCCGGCACCACCAATGCGTACGGCGCCGGTACCAACGCGATCGTCTTCATGTGTCGCAGCCTGGCGCGTGCGACGCCCCGACCAACGCCGGATGTCCGAAAACCTGGGATCGTCGTCGGACAGACAGCTACCCTCGCACCATGCGCCGGATGGTGATCGTCGGGTACGAGGAATCCGCCCTGCTGGACATCGCGTGCCCGGCGGACGTCCTCGACGCCGCCAACCGCTACGGCGCCACCCCGGCCTACGACGTCACCCTGGCCAGCCTCGACGGTCGCCCGATCCGCTGCCAGAACACCCTGACGCTGGCCGCCCAGGACCGGCTCGACCGGCTCCGCGGTCCGGTCGACACCCTGATCGTCGCGGGCGGCACGGGGCACGCGAAAGCCGCCGCGGACGTCAAACTAACCACCCACGTGCGCCGGGTCGCCGCGACGGCCAGGCGGGTCGCGTCGGTCCGCACGGGGACCTCCGTGCTCGCCGCGGCGGGGCTGCTCAACGGACGGCGCGCGACGACGCACTGGATGTGGGCGGGCATGCTCGGCCGGCGGTACCCCGAGGTCACCATCGACCCGGCGCCGCTGGTCATCCAGGACGGCAACGCGCACACCGCCGCGGGCGTGACGAGCGGCCTGGACCTGACGCTGTCGTTCGTCGAGGCCGACCACGGGCCGAGCCTGGCGCGCGAGGTGGCGCGCGGGCTGGTCACGTACCTGCAGCGGCCGGGCAACCAGGCGCAGGTGAGCATGTTCCACGCCGCGCCGCCGCCCGAGCACCGCCTGGTGGCCGACCTGGCGGGCCCACATCACCGCCCACCCGGACGGCGATTTGTCGACCCGGACGCTGGCAGAGCGGGCGGGACCGAGCGAGCGGCAGCTGACCAGGCTGTTCCAGGAGCACCTCGGAACGCCGCCCGGCCGGTTCGTCAGGCGGGCGCGAACCGAGGCGGCGTCCCAGCTGCTGGCCACCACGGACCTACCGCTGACCGCCGTCGCGCGGCGGTGCGGGTTCAGCTCGGCCGAAACACTGCGGCAGGCGTTCGTGGAGCTGTGCGGGACACCGCCGTCGGCGTACCGCCGGGTGCACCGGCGCCCGGCATCGCCTGAGCTGCGGCGCGCGCCCGGACGTTCCGTCGTGCGCTTGCGGACATCCCGCGCTGGACCGGTCGCGGGGCCGGAGAGCGTGGTGGTCCGGGGGCGGGCCGCCGGCCTCAACGCCGCTGATCTGCGGCAGGCACGAGACCGAGGGGCACTCGCGGGTGCCCATCGACGCGACCTTTCCGCTCGGCCAGTTCGACGGCGCCGACACCCGCCTCGCCCGGCCGGGCAAGTTCGGCAAGATCATCCTGCTGCCCTGACGATCTCCGCGGGCCGGGACCGGGCACCACGCCGCGAGCGGGCGTTACCGAATCTCTACAGTAGGGCCTGATGCGCAAATACCTGTGGCTGGTCCCGGTGCCCTGTGCGGTCTGGCTCTTCTTCGCGGTGCAGGGCATGATGCACTACCTGCCCACCCGCCCCCAGATCGACCTCGAGGTCTACCGCTACGGCGTGCAGGCCTGGTGGGACGGCCGCGACATGTACGGCACGCTGCCGGAGGTCGCCAACGGCGCGGAACTGCCGTTCGTCTACCCGCCGTTCGCCGCGCTGCTGCTGTCGCCGCTGGCGATGCTGCCGTGGGACGCCTCCGTGGTGACCCTGTACATCCTCAACGGCCTCAGCATGTTCGTCACCGTCTACCTGGTCGCCCGCGCGGTCCGGCCGCAGCTCGGGCGGGACGGGGGCGTCGCCGTCGCGTCGGTCGTGCTTCCGCTGACCGTCTTCCTCGAGCCGGTGAGCCAGACGTTCGGCTTCGGACAGGTCAGCATCATCATGATGGCCCTGGTCACGATCGACTGCCTGGCCGGGCGCACCGTCTGGCCGCGCGGATTCGGCATCGGGCTGGCCGCGGCCCTCAAGCTCACCCCGGCCGCGTTCGTGTTGTTCTTCCTGATCCGCCGCGACTACCGGTCGGCCATCACCTCGGCCATCACGTTCGGCGTCGCCACCGTGATCGGGTTCGTCGCGGACTTCGGCGGCTCCATCCACTACTGGTTCCAGGGCGGCCTGAGCGGCGGCGGCGTCAGCGGCACCGCGTTCGCCACCAACCAGGCCATCGAAGCGGTCATCGTGCGCACCGGGCTGACCGGCGCGGCCGAGAAGGCCGTGTGGATCGTCCTGGTGCTCGGCCTGCTTGCGCTGGTCGCGAACGCGATGCGCCGCGCCGAGCCCGCCCTCGCGCTGATGGCCAACGCCGGCCTGGCCCTGCTCGTCTCCCCCACCTCGTGGTCGCACTACTACGTGTGGGTGGTCCCGGCGCTGGTGGTGGTGCTCGGCATCACCGTGCGCCGCGCGCTGGAACGCTCCTGGCTCGCCGTGGCCTGGTTCGCCTGGGGCGCGCTGACCGCGGTGTTCTTCGTCTGGGCGCCGTTCCACACCCTGCCGGAGACCGACTTCCCGGTCGTGCACCGCGACTGGACGTTCCCCCAGCAGCTGTCCGCCGCCACCTACGTCCTGGTCGGCGTCGCCCTGCTGCTGGCCTTCGCGATCCCCCGCCAGAAGGCCCGCGAGCTGTCGATGCCGGTCATGCCCGCAAGGCGCCCCGCCGGCGCTGCCAGTCGGTGACCGCGGAGCAGCCGGCCGCCAGTTCGGCCCGCAGCAACGCCTCCTGCTGAGCCGCGACCTCGTCACCCAGCAGCTTCGCGACCCGGTCCAGCCCGGACAGCGCCTCCCACGGCGCCCCCGGCAGCGCGCCCAGCACCTCCCCCGCCGGCGGCAGCGGCAACGCCTCCTCGACGCCCGCCCGGCCCGCTGCCAGCAGCGCCGCGACCACCAGGTGCGGTTGCGCGTCGGCGCCGGCGAACCGGAACTCCAGCCGCAGCGACGAGTCTCGCCCGGCCACCCGCACCGACGCCGTCCGGTCGTCGACACCCCACCGCAGCTCCCGCGGGGAGAACGGCGCAGTCCGAAGCCGCACGTAGCTGTTCCAGGTCGGCGCCCACACCGGCGCGAGCGCCGCCGCGTCCCGCAGCACCCCGGCGAGGAAGGACGCCATCACCGGCGACAACGCGGTCCCGTGCCCCGACGCCGGCTCCCCCGCGAGGGAAGACAGCGACAGGTGCACGTGGCACGAACACCCCTGCCCCGGCTCCGGCGCCGCCAGGTAGGCCGCGGACACCCCGTGCTCCGCGGCCACCGACCGCACGATCAACTGCTGCAACAAGGCGTCATCACACGCCGCGAGCGCGTCCCGGTGCCGCAGCACGATCTCGTACTGCCCCGGATGGCACTCGGCGCGCGCGGATTCCACACCCAGCCCGGACCGCTCCAGCGCCACGCGCAGATCGCGCAGTATCGGCCGCATCCGCTCGGTCCCGCCGACCGCGTAGTCCACGCCGTGCGCGCTCAACGGCCCGTCGGCGTCGCGGAACACGACCTCGTGTTCGAGCCCCGCCGACGGCACGTACCCGAGTGATTCCAGCGCCGTCAGCTGCTCGGTCAGGACCCGGCGCGGAGCCGCCCGCGCCGGTTCGCCGTCCGGCCACTCGACGTCGCACACGATGCCGCACACGCCGTCCGGCAACGCGGTGATCGTCGCCAGGTCGGGCCGCATCCGCAGGTCGCCGTAGCCGTCGACGTAGCGAGCCAGCGGGCTGTCCGCGCCGAGCGGCAGCGCCTCCCGCTCGACGTCCCAGGCGAAGACGTACGTGCAGATCCCGTAACCGCCGGTGAGCACCTCCTCGGTCACGAACCGACCGGACAGCTCGACCGCGGCGAACCGGGCGTGCGGGTCGGGCACCAGCAGCAGCACCCGCGGCACGTCGCCCCGGTCCAGCGCCGCGCGCATGCCTCGTGCGGCCGCCTCCCGCTCGGCGAGCGTGCGCGGCCCGGCCGGGCGCGGCGCTCTCACCAGGCCCCCGCCGGGTCCGGGGCGTGCAGTGGGTTCGGCACTCGGCCCCACCGCACGTCGAACTCGTCGTCGCGGTCGACCTTGTCGAAACCCTGCCCGGCCAGGTGTTCCCGGTTCAGCGTGACCCGCTCGACGTCCGGCGCGAACAGCAGGCACCGGTCGAACCGCTCGGCCACGTCCGGGTTTTCCGCGCGGTAGCGGCCGACGACCTCGCGCACCAGTTCCCAGAACCGCGCCCGCGGGAAGGCCAGGTCGTCGAGCAGGATCTCGGCCCAGAACCGCAACTGCCCGGAGAACACCGAGCTGAACAGCGACTGCGCGAGCAGGTGCGCCGGCCAGCGCAGCATCTCGTCGGCGGCCTCCGGCGCGAGCAGCCGGTAGCAGTCCAGGTCCTCGTCGAGCAGGTCGACGCCCTGCGCGAAGTCCTTGATCGCCACGCGCAGCGGCCGCCCGCGCTCGTCGACGATCAGGACCAGGTTCTGGCCGTGCGGGCAGAACCCGACGCCGTAGCGCAGCAGCCACTGCAGCAGCGGGGTGAGCAGCAGGTCGAACACCGTGCCGAGCCAGCGTTCCGCGCCCCAGCCGGAGCGCTCGATCAGCCCCGTGACGACCGACGCGCCGGCCGGGTCGCGGTAGGGCAGCGCGGCGAACGAGATCGCCTGCTCCCCCTCGGCCAGCCGCGACAGCAGCGGTTCGCGCCACAGCGCGCCGAGCGTTTCGTGGAACCGGTACGGCAGCTCGTCGATGGCGCCGAACAGCGGGTGCTCGACCGACACGCTCGCGACCTCGCCGAGCAGCTCGAACCGGTACTTCTCGGTGAGCAGCGGATCCGCCGCGCCGACCCGCTTGAGCCAGCTCGTGACAGCGGGCCCGGCGAGCGTCGCACCGGAGGCGAGCCCGCGGTAGACGAGCGTGTTGCGCACCGAGACCGCGGTCTTGACGTCGTACCGGTCCGGCCGGGACACGTTCGCCAGCGTCCGGACCGTCTGGTGTGGACGGTAGGCGTCGCGGGACTCGCCCAGTTCGACCACGACCCCGGTCGCGAGTTCTGCGGCGTAGAGCGTGCCGAGGATTTCGTCCGCCTGCCACGGATGTACGGGCACCCACACGTACTCCGCGGGGTCGGCGCGACGAGTGAACTCGGCGCGCTGGTCGTCGTCCAGCTCCCCGGCGAACAACCGGTCGGCCGAGAGCTCCTCGACGCAGCGGAACCGCGCGTGGTCCCGGTGCACGGCGAACCACCGCAGCCGCACGTCGGCCCCGGCCTCCGGCGCGTACCGGGCACGATCGTCCGCGGAGAACCCGACCCGGCCCTTGTTGAGCACCAGCCGCGGATGCCCGGTCAGGTGCCCGTCGGCGAGGTTGTAGTCCATCGTGGACAGTTCCGCGGCGCTGGGCGCGCGGCGCAGGCGGGCGGCCTCGTTGGTCACCGTGGCGGTCAGTTCGGCCAGCACGTCCGCCAGCCGCAACCCGGACAGGCCCAGCTCCTCGCGGGCGTCCACCACCAGCACCCGGGGATCGGTAGCCGGTTCGCCGTCCCGCGACGCGGACCCGGGCTCCACCGTCCACGATTCGAACGCGCCGCGCCGGGCCCGGAACTCGTAGGTCACCTCGGGCAGCTTCAGCCGCCACAGCCTGCGCTCCTCGTCGTCGGCCGGCTCTGGGCGGAACAGGCCCTCATAGGACAGTTCGCCGAGCATCTTGTGCACGACCAGCGCGCCGGCCGCGCGCCAGGCCTGGGCAGTTTCCACGCTCACTCCTCCAACCCGAACCGCGTGAACGCCGTGCGCGACGGCAACCGGTAGACGGTGCGGCAGCAGACCGCGTTGACGATCGAGGCGGCCCGCCACGCCGCCAGCCCGAGGTCCGGCGCGCCGACCCCGTGCGTGTGCCGTTCCGCGTTCTGCACGAAGATCGCGCCGCCGATCTCCGGCGCGAGCCGCAGCCGGTAGTCGCGCTCGACGACCGGGCGGCCGCTGCCGTCGCGGGCGACCGCGTCCGCCAGCGGCCCGAGCAGCCCGTCCAGCGGCCGCTCCCGGTAGCCGGTGGCGGCGACGACCGCGTCGGTCACCCAGGTCGCGGTGCTGCGCTCCTGCCGGTGCCGCAGGCCCAGCGCGATCCGCTCGCCGTCGCGCCGCGCGGACACCACCTCCACGCCGGGCGTCAACGTGACGCCGGGCCAGCCGCCGCCCACCGAACGGCGGTACAGCTCGTCGTGGATGTCGGCGATGGTTTCGGCATCGATTCCCTTGTAGAGCTGCCATTGCGCGGGCAGCAGCCGGTCGCGCTCGGCCTCCGGCAGCCGGTGGAAGAAACGCGTGTAGTCGGGCGTGAACTGCTCCAGCCCGAGCTTGGAGTACTCCATCGGCGCGAACGACACCGTCCGCGTCACCCACCGCAGCCCGTCCGGTTGCTTGCGGTGCCGCAGCAGGTCCAGGAACACCTCCGCGCCGGATTGGCCCGAGCCGACGACCGTCACCGCCGGCAGCGCCAGCAGCCGTTCCCGCTCGGACAGGTACTCCGCGGAGTGGATCACCGGCACGTCCGGATCGTCGGCGAGCGCGCGCAACGGTTCCGGCACGCGGGGCTCGGTGCCGATTCCGAGCACGACGTTGCGCGCGCTGATCTCCCCGGCGGCCGAGCGCAGCCGGAACAACCCGTCGCGCCACTCGATCCCGGTGATGTCCGTGCCGAACCGGCAGCTGTCCAGCCGCTGCGACACCCAGCGGCAGTAGTCGTCGTACTCCGCGCGCGGCAGGTGGAAGCGTTCGGCGAAGTAGAACGGGAACAGCCGGTCCTTCGCGCGCAGGTAGTTCAGGAAGGACAGCGCGCTGGTCGGGTCGGCCAGCGACACCAGGTCGGCCAGGAACGGCACCTGCAGGGTCACGCCGTCGAGCAGCAGGCCGGGGTGCCAGCGGAACTCCGGGCAGCGGTCGTACACCGCGACGGTCAGGTCGTCGACCGGCTCGGCGAGCGCGGCCAGCGACAGGTTGAACGGGCCGATCCCGACCCCGGCCAGATCGACCGGAGTCACTGCAGGACCACCTCGGCGGACTGGGCCGCGGCGGCCGCGACCACCGAGTCCAGCAGCGGGCGGTAGTCCTCGGCGCTCGCGTGCGGGTGCAGCAGGGTCAGCTTGAGCCACACGCCGTCGGACATCGTTGCCCTGCCGACGATCGCGGTGCCTGCCTCCAGCAACGTGCGGCGCACCCGCGCGACCAGTTCGTCGTCGGCGTCCACCGGTTTGAACAGCACGGTGGACAACGTCGGCGCGCCCCACAACCGCAGCCCCGGGTGCCGCTCGATCATGGCCGCGACTTCGGCCGCGGTGGCGCAGCAGTGCTCGACAAGCGCGCCCATGCCGTCGATGCCGAGCGCCCGCAGGGTGACGGCCATCCGGAACGCGTCCGGGCGGCGCGACGTGCGGATGGAGCGTCCGAGCAGGTCCGGCAGCCCGGCCTCGGTGTCGTCGTCCGCGTTGAGGTATTCGGCGCGCACGGACAACGAGGACAGGTCCGCGGCGTCGCGCACCGCGAGCAGGCCCGCGGAAATCGGCTGCCAGCCGAACTTGTGGGCGTCCAGCGCGACGGAGTCCGCTTCGCCGAGTCCGTCGAGCAGGGGCTTCAGCTTCGCGCTGCACAGGGCGAGACCGCCGTAGGAGGCGTCCACGTGCAGGCGCGCGCCGTGCCGACGGCACACCGCCGCGAGCTCGCGCAGTGGGTCGATCTCGCCGGTGTCGGTGGTGCCCGCGGTGGCGACCACGACCGCGGGCGAGCCGAGTTCGCGCAGGGTCTCCGCCAGCGCGGCGGGCCGCATGCGTTCGCCGTCGCAGTCCACCAGGACCGGCGCGGGCAGGCCGAGCAGCCACGCGGCACGGGCCACGCTGTGGTGCGCGTTGCGCCCGCACACCGGGCGGACGGCCGGTTCCGGCTCGCGCGCGAGCAGCAGCCCGAGCAGGTTCGACTCGGTGCCACCGGTGGTCACGACGGCGTCCGGCGCAGGGGCGTCCGGGTAGCAGAGCCGGGCGATCAGGGTGACCAGCTCGCGTTCGATCTCGCTCGCCACCGGCGCCTGGTCCCACGAGTCCATCGACGGGTTGAGCGCGCTCGCCACGACGTCGGCGGCCACGGCGACGGCGAGCGGCGGGCAGTGCAGGTGCGCCGCGCACGCCGGATCGGCGGGGTCGACCGAGCCCGCGGCCAGCAGCCGGGACATTTCGGAAAGCGCTTGCTCCGCTCCGACACCAGTGGCCCCGGCCAGGGGTTCCGCGCCGGTCAGGGCCGCCACCCCGGCCGCGACGGCGGCAGGCCCGCCCGCTGGGCCCGGCCCGCCGCGTTCCACGGACCCCGCGCCCATCGCGTCGAGGACCAGCGGGATCAGCTCGGCCAGCCGCCGGTGTCCCGCGCGACCACCGGCCAGCCCGGCGCTCTCCGATGTCGATTCGCCCACTCACCACTCCTTAGGTATGCCTACGCTAAGCCACGATACGGACACCGTGCGCCGCAGGCACACCCCCGGCGGGCACGTTCCTCCCAAAGTGCCCGCCCGGGGAGCGTTAGTCATGCCGCCAAAGGGGTCACGGCGGCGTGCGCCGGGTCACCGGGGCGCGAGCGCCTCCACCTGACGCACCGGGTCCTCGCCGGTGGGCAGCAGCGCGATCACCGGCGTGGTCAGCCCGTTGTCCACATAGGACTGCACTTTCTCCCGGCACTCCCCGGGACTGCCGTGCACGACCAGGTCGTCGACCACCTCGTCCGGAATCACCTCGTTCGCCCGTTTCCGGTCGCCCGCGCGCCACGCCTCGTGCATCGGCGCGAGCGCCTCGCCGCGGCCGAGCCAGTCGTGGAACGCCGCGTACACCGGCACGGTGAGGTAGCTGCTGATCAGCATCCGGCCGAGGCCGCGCGCGGCTTCACGGTCGGTGGTCGGGCAGACGAAGATCCGCGCCGCCAGCTCGGTGTCCGGCCCGATCTCGGCGCGCACCTGACGGACGTCGGCAGGCGAGAGCCAGTTCGTGATCGCGCCGTCGGCCTCCTTGGCGGCCAGCTTCAGCATGCCGGGCCGCAGCGCGGCGAGCATGATCGGCGGCGCCGGCTCCGGCGCGCGCTCGAGCCGGAACTTGCTGACCGAGAAGGTCTCGTACTCCGCGGTCACCTTCTCCCCCGCCAGCGCGGCGCGCAGGAACCGCAGCGTGTCCCTGGTGCGGGCGAACGGTTTCGCGAACTCGGCGGCGTTCCAGTTCTGCACGATCACCGGCGAGGACGCGCCGATGCCGAGCACGAACCGGCCAGGCGCGGCCTCGGCCAGGGTCGCCGCGGACATCGCCAGCAACCCGGGCCCGCGGGTGTACACCGGCACGATCGCGGTGCCCAGCCGCAGCTCCGGCGCCCACTGCGAAGCCAGCAGCAGCGGCGAGAACGCGTCCGTCCCGGCGGTTTCGGCCGACCACGCGTCGGTGTAGCCGAGCGCGGGCAGGCGCTCGATCAGCTCACGGTGCGCGGTCAGCGGCACCCCGGTCAGCGGAATCGTGATTCCCCAGCGCTTCATCGCGCAGCAGCCTCCAGCTCTCGTTTGATCCAGTCCACCTGGACCCTCATCAGGTTCTCCGCGACCTCTTCGGCCTGCGGCGTCATGTGGGTCGCGCCGACCAGCGGCAGGAACACGTGCGGGCGGCCGGCGGCCAGCAGGGCCGAGGACAGTCGCAGCGCGTGCGCGACGAACACGTTGTCGTCGGCGAGGCCGTGCACGATCAGCAACGCGCGCCGCAGTTCCGGCGCGCCTGCGATCAGCGAGTTGCGCTCGTAGGAGTCCGGCTCCTCGTCCGGCACGCCGAGGTAGCGCTCGGTGTAGTGGGTGTCGTAGAGGGACCAGTCGGTGACCGGCGCGCCCGCGACCGCCGCGTGGAAGACGTCCGGCCGGCGCAGCACGGCCAGCGCGGACAGGTACCCGCCGTAGGACCAGCCGCGGATCGCGACCCGGGACAGATCGAGCTCAGGGTGGTCGGCGGCGACCGCGTGCAGGGCGTCCACCTGGTCGGTGAGCGTCACCTCGGCCAGTTCGCGCACGATCTCCTTCTCCCACGCCGGCCCCCGGCCCGGGGTGCCGCGGCCGTCCGCGACCAGGACCGCGAAGCCCTGGTCGGCCAGCCACTGCGAGGTGAGGAAGGCGTTGCGGCTCTGCAGGACGCGCTGCGCGTGCGGGCCGCCGTAGGGGTCGAGCAGGACGGGCAGCTTGCCGTCCCCGGGCCGGTACCCGGTGGGCAGCAGCAGCGCGGCACGCAGGCCGCGCTCGCCGACGGTGAGCCATTCCGGATCGGGCACGAGTCCCGGGTCGACCGGATAGGACCGGACCTCGGCGAGCGGGCGGCCGTTGCGCAGCACGGTCACTTCGGGGCCACTGCGGCGCAGGCTCCACGACGACAGCACGGTGATCTCGGCCGTGCCCGCGCCCACGTGCACGCCGTCGGCGTCGGACAGCCGGGTCACGCCGTCCGGGCCGGTGCGGTAGACGTGGATCTGCGTCGGGTCGCTTTCGCTCGCGCTGAACAGGACCTCGGCCCCGACGTGCAGCACCGAGCGGACCTGCAGACCCGGCCCGGTGACCGGCTCGCCGTCGACCACCAGCCGGTAGCTGCCGTCCGCGGCGCTGACGTGCACGAGCCGCCCGTCGGTGGTCCAGGCGGGCACACCGGGGACGATCTCGACCCAGTGCGGATCGGTCTCGGTGTGCAGCAGCTTGGTGGAGCCGTCGCCGGGGTCCACCGCGTAGAAGGCGAGTTCGCGCTGGTCACGGGGCTGCACGGCGAGCAGTGGCGGGCCGCCTGCCGACCAGTGCACGGCGACGAGGTACTCCCAGTCGCCGCGCTCGACGTCCACGCGGGTGCCGTCGAGACCGAAGAAGGACAGCGAGACGTCGACGTTCGTGGTGCCCGCCGCCGGGTACGCGACGGTGTTCGCGCCGCCCTCGGGGTGGGCCGGGTCGGAGATGGTCCAGCGGGGCACGTCCGCCCGGTCGGTGCGCTCGACCAGCAGGGTCTGCCCGTCGGGCGACCACCAGTAGCCGCGGGCGCGGCCCAGCTCCTCGGCGGCGATGAACTCCGCCAGCCCCCAGGCGATGTCCTCGCCGTCCTCGCCTGCCAGCACCGTGTCCTCGCGCGTGGCGAGGTCGATGACGCGCAGCTTGCGGTCGCGAACGTAGGCGATGTGGGTGCCGGTGGGGTTCGGGCGGGGGTCCACGACCGAGGTGTCGACCAGTTCGGTCACCTCGCGGCTGCCCAGGTCGACGGTGTAGAGCTTGCCGGACAAGGAGAAGGCGGCCAGGCGGAACTCGTCGTCGACGGCGTAGCCGACCACGCCACCGGCGCTCTCCCGCATGCGCTCGCGGCGGGCCCGCTCCTCCGGCGGCAGCTCCTCCTCACCGGGCAGCAGCTCGGCGGCGTCCACGATCTTGGTCTCGGCGCCCCGGGTGAGGTCGAGTTCCCAGAGGCTGTTGCGCCGGTCGGTGCCGGACTCCGAACGCAGGAACAGCAGGCGCGACCCGTCGGGTGCGACGCGGAACTCGCGCGGGGTGCCGAGGGTGAAGCGCTGGGTGCGGGCCTGCTGGCGGAGGAAGGAGAGCTCGTCGGTCACGCCTCGCACTCTGTCAAACGACGCCCGGTCTTGGCGAGCGGCGGTTGACTCCTTCCGTCAGGATTCGCTAACGTTAGTGAATTCTGACAAAAGGGATCGATCATGGGACAGCAGGTCGCGTTCTTCGAAGTGATCAGCGCGAACGCCGAACGGGCCCGGAAGTTCTACGCGGAGCGGTTCGACTGGCAGGTCGACGCCGACCCGGCGATGGGCGGCTACGCGCTCGTCGACACGGGCGGGGGCATCGGCGGCGGGATCGGGCCCTCGACCGGCCCCGGCGACACCGGCGTCAAGATCTACACGCGCGTCGACGACCTCGACGCGCACCTGGACCGGGCGGAGCGGCTGGGCGGGAGGCGGCTGGTGCCGCCCACCGACCTCCCCGGCGACTTCGGGCGGTTCGCCATCTTCGCCGACCCGGACGGCAACCAGGTCGGACTCTGGGCGTAGGAGCGGGCATGACGGACGACGACCGGACGGACGAGGCACTGCGGGCGCTCGCGGAGCCCAGGCGGCGCGCGATCCTCCGGCTGGTCGCCCACGACGAGCTGGCCGCCGGCGAGATCGCGGAGTCCTTCGACGTGAGCCGCACGGCGGTCAGCCAGCACCTCACCGTCCTGAAGAACGCGGGACTGCTCGACGAGCGGCGCGACGGCACGCGACGGCTCTACCGCGCCCGCCCGGACGGCCTCGCCGGGCTGCGGCGGTTCCTCGACGACATGTGGGCCTCATCCCTCGACACGGCCCGGCGGCTGGTCGAAGCTGAGCGGGGGATCGGCGAAGACGACACGGCGAGAGGATCGGCATGACCGACATCCTGAGCCGGCCGCCGGTGCGGCAGGCGACCCTCGTGCGCAGCGACGCCGCGCACACCTTCGACACGTTCGTCCGCACGATCGGCGTCTGGTGGCCGGTCGAGCCGTTCTCCCGCGGCGGCGACCGGGTGCGGGACGTGACCTTCGAGCGCCGCACGGGCGGCCGCGTCTACGAGACGTGGGACGACGGCACCGAGCACGACTGGGGCGAGGTGCTCGCGTGGGACCCGCCGGAGCGGTTCACCATGACCTGGCTGGTCACCCCGGCGCCCACCGAGGTCGAGCTGACCTTCCGGGCGCTGGGCCCCGCGCTGACCCGGGTCGCGGTGGAGCACCGCGGCTGGGAGGCGCTCAGCGACGAGCAGGTGCGGGCGTCCGGCGCGCTCGGCGGCGATTACACCGGCGGCGCGTTCACCGAGGGCTGGGCGCGGATCCTGGGCCGGCTCACCCAGGCGGCGGAGCGTGCGGCATGAAGTACCTGGTGTTCTACGAACCGGCGGACAACGTCCTGGAGCGCGACGCCCCGCACATGGACGCCCACTCGGCGCGGATCCGCGAGTTCCACGCCCGCGGCGATCTGCTGCTCGTCGGCACTCTGGAGAACCCGCAGGTGAACGGGTCGCTCAGCGTGTTCCGCACGCGCGAGGCCGCGGAGGAGTTCGTGTCAGGCGACCCGTTCGTGCGCCACGGCGTGGTGAAGAACTGGTACGTCCGGAAGTGGAACGAGGTACTGGCGCCCTGAGTCGTGCAACGAACCGCCGGAATCGCCGGGAACTGCGCAACGATCAGCGTGCCGCAGCAACGATCGACGGATGATTCCGGGCCTGAACTGCCCTTAGCCTGAAGGTATGACGACCTCCGCGGCCGAGTTCATCGCGCTCGACGAGCGCTGGAGCACGCACAACTACCACCCGCTGCCCGTGGTGATCGCCGAAGCCGACGGCGCCTGGGTCACCGACGTCGAGGGCCGCCGGTACCTCGACTTCCTGTCCGCCTACTCGGCGCTGAACTTCGGGCACCGGCACCCCGCCCTGGTCGCCGCGGCGCAGGAGCAGCTCGGGCGGG carries:
- a CDS encoding IucA/IucC family protein, yielding MLGELSYEGLFRPEPADDEERRLWRLKLPEVTYEFRARRGAFESWTVEPGSASRDGEPATDPRVLVVDAREELGLSGLRLADVLAELTATVTNEAARLRRAPSAAELSTMDYNLADGHLTGHPRLVLNKGRVGFSADDRARYAPEAGADVRLRWFAVHRDHARFRCVEELSADRLFAGELDDDQRAEFTRRADPAEYVWVPVHPWQADEILGTLYAAELATGVVVELGESRDAYRPHQTVRTLANVSRPDRYDVKTAVSVRNTLVYRGLASGATLAGPAVTSWLKRVGAADPLLTEKYRFELLGEVASVSVEHPLFGAIDELPYRFHETLGALWREPLLSRLAEGEQAISFAALPYRDPAGASVVTGLIERSGWGAERWLGTVFDLLLTPLLQWLLRYGVGFCPHGQNLVLIVDERGRPLRVAIKDFAQGVDLLDEDLDCYRLLAPEAADEMLRWPAHLLAQSLFSSVFSGQLRFWAEILLDDLAFPRARFWELVREVVGRYRAENPDVAERFDRCLLFAPDVERVTLNREHLAGQGFDKVDRDDEFDVRWGRVPNPLHAPDPAGAW
- a CDS encoding lysine N(6)-hydroxylase/L-ornithine N(5)-oxygenase family protein, which codes for MTPVDLAGVGIGPFNLSLAALAEPVDDLTVAVYDRCPEFRWHPGLLLDGVTLQVPFLADLVSLADPTSALSFLNYLRAKDRLFPFYFAERFHLPRAEYDDYCRWVSQRLDSCRFGTDITGIEWRDGLFRLRSAAGEISARNVVLGIGTEPRVPEPLRALADDPDVPVIHSAEYLSERERLLALPAVTVVGSGQSGAEVFLDLLRHRKQPDGLRWVTRTVSFAPMEYSKLGLEQFTPDYTRFFHRLPEAERDRLLPAQWQLYKGIDAETIADIHDELYRRSVGGGWPGVTLTPGVEVVSARRDGERIALGLRHRQERSTATWVTDAVVAATGYRERPLDGLLGPLADAVARDGSGRPVVERDYRLRLAPEIGGAIFVQNAERHTHGVGAPDLGLAAWRAASIVNAVCCRTVYRLPSRTAFTRFGLEE
- a CDS encoding glycosyltransferase family 87 protein; translated protein: MRKYLWLVPVPCAVWLFFAVQGMMHYLPTRPQIDLEVYRYGVQAWWDGRDMYGTLPEVANGAELPFVYPPFAALLLSPLAMLPWDASVVTLYILNGLSMFVTVYLVARAVRPQLGRDGGVAVASVVLPLTVFLEPVSQTFGFGQVSIIMMALVTIDCLAGRTVWPRGFGIGLAAALKLTPAAFVLFFLIRRDYRSAITSAITFGVATVIGFVADFGGSIHYWFQGGLSGGGVSGTAFATNQAIEAVIVRTGLTGAAEKAVWIVLVLGLLALVANAMRRAEPALALMANAGLALLVSPTSWSHYYVWVVPALVVVLGITVRRALERSWLAVAWFAWGALTAVFFVWAPFHTLPETDFPVVHRDWTFPQQLSAATYVLVGVALLLAFAIPRQKARELSMPVMPARRPAGAASR
- a CDS encoding glutamine synthetase, with the protein product MVRAPRPAGPRTLAEREAAARGMRAALDRGDVPRVLLLVPDPHARFAAVELSGRFVTEEVLTGGYGICTYVFAWDVEREALPLGADSPLARYVDGYGDLRMRPDLATITALPDGVCGIVCDVEWPDGEPARAAPRRVLTEQLTALESLGYVPSAGLEHEVVFRDADGPLSAHGVDYAVGGTERMRPILRDLRVALERSGLGVESARAECHPGQYEIVLRHRDALAACDDALLQQLIVRSVAAEHGVSAAYLAAPEPGQGCSCHVHLSLSSLAGEPASGHGTALSPVMASFLAGVLRDAAALAPVWAPTWNSYVRLRTAPFSPRELRWGVDDRTASVRVAGRDSSLRLEFRFAGADAQPHLVVAALLAAGRAGVEEALPLPPAGEVLGALPGAPWEALSGLDRVAKLLGDEVAAQQEALLRAELAAGCSAVTDWQRRRGALRA